The following proteins are co-located in the Fluviicola sp. genome:
- a CDS encoding DUF4159 domain-containing protein: MKVFIIITVLFWSATGFAQGSYQIAFLKYSGGGDYYANPTALPNLAAFCNANLGTTISKEAPYVDVGSPELSLYPFIHMTGHGNVVFSLTEAENLRNYLLGGGFLHIDDNYGMDKFIREELKKVFPNNSLVELPFSHPIFHQKYDFNGLPKIHEHDGKRPQAFGIIIEGRLVCLYTFETDLSDGWEDQAVHNDSEEKRKQALQMGANILMYAFLGDSK; encoded by the coding sequence ATGAAAGTATTCATTATAATCACCGTCCTTTTTTGGAGCGCGACCGGATTCGCCCAGGGAAGCTATCAAATTGCATTTTTGAAATACAGCGGAGGTGGAGACTATTACGCCAATCCGACTGCTTTGCCGAATTTGGCCGCATTCTGCAATGCAAACCTCGGAACTACCATTTCGAAAGAAGCTCCTTACGTGGATGTCGGAAGTCCCGAATTGAGCTTGTACCCGTTTATCCACATGACTGGTCACGGAAACGTGGTTTTCTCACTCACGGAAGCTGAAAACCTGCGCAATTACCTCTTGGGAGGTGGATTTTTGCACATCGACGACAACTATGGGATGGATAAGTTTATCCGCGAAGAACTAAAGAAGGTATTCCCGAATAATTCGCTGGTGGAACTTCCGTTTTCGCATCCCATTTTTCATCAGAAATACGATTTCAACGGTTTACCCAAAATTCACGAGCACGACGGAAAACGTCCGCAGGCGTTCGGGATCATTATTGAAGGCCGGTTGGTTTGTTTGTATACTTTCGAAACGGATTTGAGCGATGGCTGGGAAGACCAGGCCGTGCACAACGATTCAGAAGAAAAGCGCAAGCAAGCAC